From one Esox lucius isolate fEsoLuc1 chromosome 11, fEsoLuc1.pri, whole genome shotgun sequence genomic stretch:
- the LOC117595256 gene encoding trinucleotide repeat-containing gene 6A protein-like encodes MAPIRDSVSHSPNQTGLDHPGLDSQYESSPWSSGAPCSSDSNSNWGKVLVDSVCSDKPSPLASSSTWPSSSSNSAAGSSSSTGSDPELTSECMEADSSSGSEKNLPSAVMAAAPGTSSVPGANVNGDNNGNRQPGGSQSNGNAPLGKGGSSNVTTCNRAMKGPWGGVAHSSAPQRRHPVRWKPRTKLGPWTSTNGGGGDPWHFAPKRQPQLLVSPPGVRGR; translated from the exons ATGGCTCCTATTCGGGACTCGGTCAGCCACTCCCCTAACCAAACAG GTCTGGACCACCCTGGCCTGGACTCACAGTATGAGAGTTCTCCCTGGTCCTCCGGCGCTCCATGCAGCAGTGACAGCAACAGTAACTGGGGCAAG GTGCTGGTAGACTCTGTCTGCAGCGACAAGCCTTCCCCCCTGGCCTCGTCCTCGACTTGGCCCTCCTCCAGCTCCAACTCTGCAGccggcagcagctccagcaccGGCAGCGACCCTGAGCTCACTTCAGAATGCATGGAGGCGGACTCTAGCTCGGGCTCCGAGAAGAACCTGCCCTCCGCCGTGATGGCGGCGGCCCCCGGGACGTCCTCGGTACCTGGCGCTAATGTCAACGGAGACAATAACGGGAACCGGCAGCCAGGAGGGAGCCAGTCGAACGGCAACGCCCCTCTCGGTAAAGGCGGCAGCAGTAACGTCACGACGTGTAACCGGGCGATGAAGGGCCCCTGGGGGGGTGTGGCTCACAGCTCCGCCCCCCAACGACGCCACCCCGTCCGATGGAAGCCGCGCACTAAGCTGGGTCCCTGGACGTCGACCAATGGAGGGGGGGGTGACCCCTGGCACTTTGCACCCAAACGGCAACCACAGCTCCTGGTCAGCCCCCCAGGGGTCCGGGGGCGGTAA